One window from the genome of Faecalibacterium sp. HTF-F encodes:
- a CDS encoding fructose-specific PTS transporter subunit EIIC: MRITELFTAQSIALDEALTDQEQIISRLVELQATHGNITDKEAYKKALYAREAEGSTYVDNGITVPHAKTNVVTRPSLAALRLSSPVQYNAEDDGTTDLLFAIAAPENGSLHVDMLARMMQMLMNEDFVEKLKAAKTPAEFLDCIDAQEEAQFGAESFTQQEIPQNGYRILAVTACVNGIAHTYMAAEALTKAGDKLGLPTKVETNGSDGAKNILTREEIANCDGIIVAAEKKVETARFDGKPVLFTRVDDGIHKPEELIKKIVHGEVPVYHAEGGAQAAEDASSKDSFGRTLYKNLMNGVSHMLPFVVGGGIMIALAFLLDDYTIDPSNFGMNTPVAAFFKTVGSAAFGYMLPILSAFIAMSIADRPGLAVGFAGGVLAMNGTNFAGIAAGETTGVSGGFLAALLAGFAAGYIVELLKKITEKLPASLNGIRPMLIYPLGGMLILGAVMCGINPVMGMINTAMTDCLNAMGGTSKVLLGAIVAGMMSIDMGGPFNKAAYVFGTAALASGNYEVMAAVMVGGMVPPIAIALSTTFCPKKWTADERRNGIVNYVMGLCFVTEGAIPYAAADPLRVLPSCVAGAAVAGALSMTFGCALRAPHGGIFVFPVVDHAVLYCVALAVGSVLGAVILSLLKKNRTDAE, from the coding sequence ATGCGTATTACGGAATTATTCACCGCGCAGTCCATCGCACTGGATGAGGCTCTGACCGATCAGGAGCAGATCATCAGCCGTCTGGTGGAGCTGCAGGCCACCCATGGCAACATCACGGACAAGGAAGCCTACAAAAAGGCCCTTTATGCCCGTGAGGCGGAGGGCTCCACCTATGTGGACAACGGCATCACGGTGCCCCACGCCAAGACCAATGTAGTCACCCGGCCCAGTCTGGCGGCGCTGCGGTTGAGCAGCCCGGTGCAGTACAATGCCGAGGACGACGGCACCACCGACCTGCTGTTTGCCATTGCAGCTCCGGAAAACGGAAGCCTGCATGTGGACATGCTGGCCCGTATGATGCAGATGCTGATGAACGAGGACTTTGTAGAAAAGCTGAAGGCCGCAAAGACCCCGGCAGAGTTCCTTGACTGCATCGATGCACAGGAGGAGGCTCAGTTCGGTGCGGAGAGCTTCACCCAGCAGGAGATCCCCCAGAACGGCTACCGTATTCTGGCCGTGACCGCCTGCGTCAACGGCATTGCCCACACCTATATGGCAGCGGAAGCCCTGACCAAGGCCGGCGACAAGCTGGGCCTGCCCACCAAGGTGGAGACCAATGGCTCGGACGGTGCCAAGAACATCCTCACCAGAGAAGAGATCGCAAACTGCGATGGCATCATCGTGGCGGCAGAAAAGAAGGTGGAGACCGCACGCTTCGACGGCAAGCCGGTGCTGTTCACCCGGGTGGACGATGGCATCCACAAGCCGGAGGAGCTCATCAAGAAGATCGTGCACGGCGAGGTGCCTGTTTACCACGCCGAGGGCGGCGCACAGGCTGCCGAGGATGCTTCCAGCAAGGACAGCTTTGGCCGCACCCTGTACAAGAACCTGATGAACGGTGTCTCCCACATGCTGCCCTTCGTGGTGGGCGGCGGCATCATGATCGCACTGGCGTTCCTGCTGGACGATTACACCATCGATCCCTCCAACTTTGGCATGAACACCCCGGTCGCTGCCTTCTTTAAGACGGTGGGCAGCGCAGCCTTCGGTTACATGCTGCCCATTCTGTCGGCCTTCATTGCCATGTCCATTGCAGACCGTCCGGGTCTGGCAGTCGGCTTTGCGGGCGGTGTGCTGGCCATGAACGGCACCAACTTTGCAGGCATTGCAGCGGGTGAGACCACCGGTGTTTCCGGCGGCTTCCTTGCGGCGCTGCTGGCCGGTTTTGCTGCAGGCTACATCGTTGAGCTGCTGAAAAAGATCACCGAAAAGCTGCCTGCCAGCCTGAACGGCATCCGCCCCATGCTCATCTATCCGCTGGGCGGTATGCTCATCCTCGGCGCGGTGATGTGCGGCATCAACCCGGTCATGGGCATGATCAACACGGCCATGACCGATTGCCTGAACGCCATGGGCGGCACCTCCAAGGTGCTGCTGGGTGCCATCGTAGCCGGTATGATGAGCATTGATATGGGCGGCCCCTTCAACAAGGCAGCTTACGTCTTTGGCACGGCAGCCCTTGCCTCCGGCAACTATGAGGTGATGGCCGCTGTCATGGTGGGCGGCATGGTCCCTCCCATCGCCATCGCCCTGTCCACCACCTTCTGCCCCAAGAAGTGGACGGCCGACGAGCGCCGCAACGGCATCGTGAACTACGTCATGGGCCTGTGCTTCGTTACCGAGGGCGCGATCCCTTATGCAGCAGCAGATCCCCTGCGCGTCCTGCCCAGCTGCGTGGCCGGTGCAGCGGTGGCCGGTGCGCTCTCCATGACCTTCGGCTGCGCTCTGCGTGCACCGCACGGCGGCATCTTCGTGTTCCCTGTGGTTGACCACGCGGTGCTGTACTGTGTGGCACTGGCCGTGGGCAGCGTGCTGGGTGCCGTGATCCTGAGCCTGCTCAAGAAAAACCGTACCGACGCAGAATAA
- the pfkB gene encoding 1-phosphofructokinase gives MIYTVTFNPAIDYVVRLEAPLEVGEVNRAAGEDCVLGGKGINVSGVLAQLGCGSVALGFVAGETGAWLERGLAAQGMKTDFVHLEQGMTRINVKIKAGQETELNGAGPDIPESAMQELEKKLDSLNEDDILILAGSIPKSLPQDTYERLLARLQGRGVRAVVDATRDLLVNVLQYHPFLIKPNNHELGEIVGKVLKTEEEIIAAARTLQEKGARNVLVSMAGDGALLVDEQGQVHRIGCPKGKVVNSVGAGDSMVAGFVAGWMQTRSYSFALRLGTACGSATAFSLGLATKEKIDELMKKI, from the coding sequence ATGATCTACACAGTTACATTCAATCCGGCCATCGATTATGTGGTGCGCTTGGAAGCACCGCTGGAAGTAGGCGAGGTGAACCGCGCAGCCGGTGAGGACTGCGTGCTGGGCGGCAAGGGCATCAACGTGTCCGGCGTGCTGGCACAGCTGGGCTGCGGGAGCGTGGCACTGGGCTTTGTGGCGGGCGAGACCGGTGCATGGCTGGAGCGGGGCCTTGCGGCACAGGGCATGAAGACCGACTTTGTGCATCTGGAGCAGGGCATGACCCGCATCAATGTAAAGATCAAAGCCGGGCAGGAGACCGAGCTGAACGGGGCGGGCCCCGACATCCCGGAGAGCGCCATGCAGGAGCTGGAAAAGAAACTGGACAGCCTGAACGAGGATGATATCCTCATTCTGGCGGGCAGCATTCCCAAGAGCCTGCCGCAGGATACCTACGAGCGGCTGCTGGCCCGGCTGCAGGGCAGGGGCGTGCGCGCGGTGGTGGATGCCACCCGCGACCTGCTGGTGAATGTTCTGCAGTATCACCCCTTCCTCATCAAACCCAACAATCACGAGCTGGGCGAGATCGTGGGCAAGGTGCTGAAAACAGAGGAAGAGATCATTGCTGCGGCCCGCACCCTGCAGGAAAAGGGCGCCCGCAACGTGCTGGTGAGCATGGCGGGGGACGGTGCTCTGCTGGTGGACGAGCAGGGACAGGTACACCGCATCGGCTGCCCCAAGGGAAAGGTTGTAAACAGCGTGGGCGCAGGCGACAGCATGGTGGCCGGCTTTGTGGCTGGCTGGATGCAGACCCGGAGCTATTCCTTTGCACTGCGTCTGGGCACCGCCTGCGGCAGCGCCACCGCGTTCAGTCTGGGTCTTGCCACCAAAGAAAAAATCGACGAACTGATGAAGAAAATCTGA
- a CDS encoding DeoR/GlpR family DNA-binding transcription regulator, which translates to MLAEERFSLIMEQLDRKRTVTVQELCEALNTSESTIRRDLTELDRQGKLNKVHGGATLPDSRFLADEPTMEAKETLAVEQKRSIAQAAAQLINANDFVFIDAGSTTLELVRVLTGDALKASYLTNGVAHARALAQKGCRVYLPGGLLRPQTEAIVGAPTVSIIQQYNFTKAFMGANGVALEAGFTTPDPEEAAVKAAAVHRARETWFLVDDAKFARIYPAVIADLQGGAILTNRCPNPKYKQFTLVKETEV; encoded by the coding sequence ATGCTGGCAGAAGAACGCTTCAGCCTGATCATGGAACAGCTGGACCGCAAACGCACCGTCACGGTGCAGGAGCTGTGTGAGGCGCTGAACACCAGCGAATCCACCATCCGCCGCGACCTGACCGAGCTGGATCGGCAGGGCAAGCTGAACAAGGTGCATGGCGGTGCCACGCTGCCGGACAGCCGCTTTCTGGCAGACGAACCCACCATGGAAGCAAAGGAAACGCTGGCAGTGGAGCAGAAGCGCAGCATCGCACAGGCTGCGGCGCAGCTCATCAACGCGAACGATTTTGTGTTCATCGATGCCGGTTCCACCACGCTGGAGCTGGTGCGGGTCCTGACCGGAGATGCCCTCAAGGCCAGCTATCTGACCAACGGCGTGGCCCACGCCCGGGCGCTGGCCCAGAAGGGCTGCCGGGTGTATCTGCCCGGAGGACTGCTGCGGCCCCAGACCGAGGCCATTGTGGGTGCGCCTACCGTGAGCATTATCCAGCAATACAATTTCACCAAGGCCTTCATGGGCGCCAACGGTGTGGCGCTGGAAGCAGGCTTTACCACCCCGGACCCGGAAGAAGCCGCCGTCAAGGCGGCAGCGGTGCACCGGGCACGGGAAACATGGTTCCTTGTGGATGACGCCAAGTTTGCCCGCATTTACCCGGCGGTCATCGCCGACCTGCAGGGCGGTGCCATCCTCACCAACCGCTGCCCCAATCCGAAATACAAACAGTTCACACTGGTAAAGGAGACAGAAGTATGA
- a CDS encoding ABC transporter substrate-binding protein: MKKLTSVLLALALALSLAACGGAASGTTASSAASGEAVSEAASSEEAKELSTNDALRIAGLKGPTTMGLVNLLSMEEDGTASMDYDLQLYGAADEIVPLLMKGELDMAAIPANLAATLYQKTEGGIQAVAVNTLGVLYVVEKGGDTVQSMADLKGRTILSTGKGTTPEYVLRYLLTQNGIDPDKDVTIEYYSEATEVTAQMANTEDAIAVLPQPYVTAAGLQDDTLRVALDLTEEWNKVADTQLITGVTVVRKEYAEEHPDVVAAFLTDYAKSVEAANTDLDGTAALCEEQGVVAKAAIAKKALPECNIVCLTGDELKTNASAYLQVLFDADPKAVGGAMPGDDFYWAAE, translated from the coding sequence ATGAAAAAACTGACATCTGTGCTGCTGGCTCTGGCCCTTGCGCTGAGCCTTGCCGCCTGCGGCGGCGCAGCATCCGGCACAACTGCTTCCAGCGCTGCCTCTGGCGAAGCCGTCTCCGAAGCTGCTTCCAGCGAGGAAGCCAAGGAGCTGTCCACCAACGATGCGCTGCGCATCGCCGGCCTGAAGGGCCCCACCACCATGGGTCTGGTGAACCTGCTGAGCATGGAAGAGGACGGAACTGCTTCCATGGACTACGACCTGCAGCTCTACGGTGCTGCCGATGAGATCGTGCCCCTGCTGATGAAGGGCGAGCTGGACATGGCTGCCATCCCGGCAAATCTGGCTGCGACTCTGTATCAGAAGACGGAGGGCGGCATTCAGGCTGTTGCCGTCAACACGCTGGGCGTGCTGTACGTAGTGGAAAAAGGCGGCGATACGGTCCAGTCCATGGCAGATCTGAAGGGCCGAACCATCCTGTCCACCGGCAAGGGCACCACGCCCGAGTACGTGCTGCGCTACCTGCTGACCCAGAACGGCATTGACCCGGACAAGGACGTGACCATTGAATACTACAGCGAGGCCACCGAGGTCACGGCTCAGATGGCCAATACCGAGGATGCCATTGCCGTCCTGCCCCAGCCTTATGTGACCGCTGCAGGCCTGCAGGACGACACCCTGCGTGTGGCTCTGGACCTGACCGAGGAGTGGAACAAGGTGGCCGATACCCAGCTCATCACGGGCGTGACCGTGGTGCGCAAGGAGTATGCCGAGGAACACCCGGACGTGGTGGCTGCATTCCTGACCGACTACGCCAAGAGCGTGGAAGCTGCCAATACCGATCTGGACGGCACCGCTGCTCTGTGCGAGGAGCAGGGCGTTGTGGCCAAGGCTGCGATCGCAAAGAAGGCTCTGCCCGAGTGCAACATCGTATGCCTGACCGGCGACGAGCTCAAGACCAACGCATCCGCTTATCTGCAGGTGCTGTTTGACGCCGACCCCAAGGCGGTGGGCGGCGCAATGCCCGGCGACGATTTCTACTGGGCTGCCGAGTAA
- a CDS encoding Crp/Fnr family transcriptional regulator, with product METPGLSHKFAMKNYLSLLCSTSLFNGLTAEELQTLLSQLGAVVRSYGKGEALVLAGEPSRRVGIVLNGELEAYRPGPQGTRIPITHMEPGGVFGDVLGGSSRTSPVTVVASAPCEVLLIPYEQLLLSDGSPAHQLALRNLVRTISDKYFSLSRRVDLLVLKSLRAKVCAYLLSESERAGSLTFSIPFSRIQLADYLNCDRSALSRELSQMQRDGLLDTYKSSFKLLKPEVLKQMVQ from the coding sequence GTGGAGACCCCAGGTCTTTCCCACAAATTTGCGATGAAAAACTATCTTTCGCTGTTATGCTCCACCTCATTATTCAATGGTCTGACCGCCGAAGAGCTGCAGACCCTGCTAAGCCAGCTGGGCGCCGTGGTGCGCAGCTACGGCAAGGGCGAGGCCCTTGTGCTGGCGGGCGAACCCAGCCGCCGGGTAGGCATCGTGCTGAACGGCGAGCTGGAAGCCTACCGTCCCGGGCCGCAGGGCACCCGCATTCCCATCACCCACATGGAGCCTGGCGGGGTATTCGGTGATGTGCTGGGCGGTTCCAGCCGGACCAGCCCGGTCACGGTGGTGGCATCGGCCCCCTGCGAGGTGCTGCTCATCCCCTACGAGCAGCTTCTGCTGTCGGACGGCAGCCCGGCGCATCAGCTGGCGCTGCGCAATCTGGTGCGCACCATCAGCGATAAATATTTTTCCCTCTCCCGCCGGGTAGACCTGCTGGTGCTCAAAAGTCTGCGGGCCAAGGTGTGCGCCTATCTTCTGAGCGAGAGCGAACGGGCCGGAAGCCTGACCTTCAGCATCCCGTTCTCCCGCATCCAGCTGGCAGATTACCTGAACTGTGACCGCAGCGCCCTCAGCCGTGAGCTGAGCCAGATGCAGCGGGACGGCCTGCTGGATACCTACAAGAGCAGCTTCAAACTGCTGAAACCCGAGGTGTTGAAGCAGATGGTGCAGTGA
- a CDS encoding glycosyltransferase family 2 protein has protein sequence MSKPILWIVIPCYNEEQVLPITAPMFLEKIHSLAAQGLVSEKSRVLFVNDGSKDKTWELIQNFAAQDEHYIGIAQSRNRGHQNAVLAGLMEALHSGTCDITISIDCDGQDDINAMDEMVKKYLDGAEVVYGVRSRRDTDTFFKRFTAEGFYHVMNALGADIVFNHADYRLISTRVLESFADYREVNIFLRGMVPLVGFRSDVVTYERHERLAGESHYPLSKMLALAFDGITSLSNKPIRIITGAGIAVSLVGFIGVIWAIVCAAMGSSVAGWASIVCIVCFMSGVQLVCLGVIGEYIGKIYMETKARPRYIISERTWAPYERKYHG, from the coding sequence ATGTCAAAACCGATTTTATGGATCGTGATCCCCTGCTACAACGAAGAGCAGGTGCTGCCCATCACAGCACCCATGTTTCTGGAAAAGATCCATTCTCTGGCCGCACAGGGCCTTGTGAGTGAAAAGAGCCGGGTGCTGTTCGTGAACGACGGCTCCAAAGACAAGACATGGGAGCTGATCCAGAATTTTGCCGCGCAGGATGAGCACTATATCGGCATCGCCCAGAGCCGCAACCGCGGCCACCAGAACGCCGTGCTGGCCGGTCTGATGGAGGCGCTGCACAGCGGCACCTGCGACATTACCATTTCCATCGACTGTGATGGTCAGGATGACATCAACGCCATGGACGAGATGGTAAAAAAGTATCTGGACGGTGCCGAGGTGGTCTACGGTGTGCGCAGCCGCCGCGATACGGACACCTTCTTCAAGCGGTTCACCGCCGAGGGCTTTTATCACGTGATGAACGCTCTGGGTGCGGACATCGTGTTCAACCATGCAGACTACCGCCTCATTAGCACCCGTGTGCTGGAAAGCTTTGCCGACTACAGGGAAGTGAACATTTTCCTGCGCGGCATGGTGCCTCTGGTGGGCTTCCGGAGCGATGTTGTCACCTACGAGCGCCATGAGCGCCTTGCCGGTGAGAGCCACTACCCCCTGAGCAAGATGCTGGCACTGGCCTTTGACGGCATCACCAGCCTTTCCAACAAGCCCATCCGCATCATTACCGGGGCAGGCATCGCCGTGAGCCTGGTCGGCTTTATCGGAGTCATCTGGGCCATCGTGTGTGCCGCCATGGGCAGCAGCGTGGCCGGCTGGGCCTCCATCGTGTGCATCGTCTGCTTCATGAGCGGCGTGCAGCTGGTGTGTCTGGGCGTCATCGGTGAATATATCGGTAAGATCTATATGGAGACCAAGGCCCGTCCGCGCTACATCATCAGTGAGCGCACCTGGGCCCCCTACGAAAGGAAGTATCACGGATGA
- a CDS encoding flavin reductase family protein produces the protein MSKQSWRGSTLLNPEPPVLVSCGGLEKPNLITIGWTGTICTQPSMVSISVRPERYSHHLIQESGQFAINLPTEALVRSVDWCGVKSGRDVDKFAACGLHAAPGTVLTDCPILEESPVNLECRVTQVIPLGSHDLFLAEVVACDVDESLLDENGKLCLEKAKLIVYSHGDYLALGRKLGTFGYSVRKKKPVRRKK, from the coding sequence ATGAGCAAACAGAGCTGGCGCGGCAGCACCCTGCTGAACCCGGAACCGCCGGTACTGGTGTCCTGCGGCGGGCTGGAAAAGCCCAATCTCATCACCATCGGCTGGACGGGCACCATCTGCACCCAGCCCAGCATGGTATCCATCAGCGTTCGGCCGGAACGCTACAGCCACCACCTCATTCAGGAAAGCGGACAGTTTGCCATCAATCTGCCCACCGAAGCGCTGGTGCGTTCGGTGGACTGGTGTGGCGTGAAAAGCGGCCGTGACGTGGACAAGTTTGCCGCCTGCGGCCTGCACGCCGCCCCCGGCACCGTGCTGACCGACTGCCCCATTCTGGAAGAAAGCCCGGTGAACCTTGAGTGCAGGGTGACCCAGGTGATCCCGCTGGGCAGCCACGATTTGTTCCTTGCCGAAGTGGTGGCCTGTGATGTGGACGAAAGCCTGCTGGACGAAAACGGCAAGCTGTGTCTCGAAAAGGCAAAGCTCATCGTCTACAGCCACGGTGACTATCTGGCTCTGGGCCGGAAGCTGGGCACCTTTGGCTACAGCGTGCGCAAGAAAAAGCCGGTAAGGCGTAAAAAATAA
- the metA gene encoding homoserine O-acetyltransferase MetA, which produces MPLIIPKTLPAYDALYKENVFVMHRERALAQHIRPLEILILNLMPTKITTETQIARLLANTPLQVHMTLLQTASHAATHVSAAHLESFYKNFGEVKNNRYDGMIITGAPVETMDFEQVDYWQELCEIMDFSETNVYSTLHVCWGAQAGLYYHYGVHKQLLPEKMFGVFEHRVVRPSNPLVRGFDEVFYAPHSRHTGISREDVDNCKALRILAESDVAGPFLMSTENGRQIFVTGHPEYDKYTLDSEYRRDVDKGLPIHVPVNYYPDDDPSKPPLFRWRAHAHLLYENWLNYYVYQNTPYDLGEIQRVKHE; this is translated from the coding sequence ATGCCGCTGATCATTCCCAAGACTCTGCCTGCTTACGATGCCCTGTACAAGGAGAACGTCTTTGTCATGCATCGCGAGCGCGCCCTCGCCCAGCACATCCGGCCGCTGGAGATCCTGATCCTGAACCTGATGCCCACCAAGATCACCACCGAGACCCAGATCGCCCGTCTGCTGGCAAATACCCCGCTGCAGGTGCACATGACCCTGCTGCAGACGGCCAGCCATGCGGCGACCCACGTTTCGGCGGCACACCTCGAATCGTTCTATAAGAACTTTGGCGAGGTAAAAAACAACCGCTACGATGGCATGATCATCACCGGTGCACCGGTGGAGACCATGGACTTTGAGCAGGTGGATTACTGGCAGGAACTGTGCGAGATCATGGACTTCAGCGAGACGAATGTCTACTCCACCCTGCATGTGTGCTGGGGCGCACAGGCGGGCCTGTACTATCACTACGGCGTGCACAAGCAGTTGCTGCCGGAAAAGATGTTCGGCGTGTTCGAGCACCGGGTCGTCCGCCCGTCGAACCCTCTGGTGCGCGGCTTTGACGAGGTGTTCTATGCGCCCCACAGCCGCCATACCGGCATCAGCCGCGAGGATGTGGACAACTGCAAGGCTCTGCGCATCCTTGCCGAGAGCGATGTGGCCGGGCCTTTCCTCATGAGCACCGAGAACGGACGGCAGATCTTTGTCACCGGCCACCCGGAGTACGACAAGTACACGCTGGATTCGGAATACCGCCGCGATGTGGACAAGGGCCTGCCCATCCATGTGCCGGTGAATTACTACCCGGATGATGACCCGTCCAAACCGCCGCTGTTCCGCTGGCGTGCCCACGCCCACCTGCTGTATGAGAACTGGCTGAACTACTATGTCTACCAGAACACCCCCTATGATCTGGGCGAGATCCAGCGCGTAAAGCACGAATAA
- a CDS encoding O-acetylhomoserine aminocarboxypropyltransferase/cysteine synthase family protein, which produces MNRDTICVQGGYTPGNGEPRQIPIIQSTTFKYATSEDMGKLFDLEADGYFYSRLQNPTCDLVAKKICELEGGTAAMLTSSGQAANFFALFNLCEAGDHIVASSTIYGGTFNLISVTMKKMGIEATFVDPLCTEEELNAAFRPNTKVVFGETIANPALTVLDIEKFAKAAHAHGVPLIVDNTFPTPVNCRPFEWGADIVTHSTTKYMDGHGAVLGGAIVDGGKFDWMAHADKFPGLCTPDDSYHGITYAERFGKEGAFITKATAQLMRDFGSMQSPMNAYMLNLGLESLHVRMQRHCANGMAVAEFLESHPKVAYVNYCGLESSPYHALAEKYLPNGSCGVVSFGLAGGREAASIFMKNLKLAAIETHVADARTCCLNPASSTHRQMNDEQLKAAGVPAELVRMSCGLESSEDLIADIAQALDKI; this is translated from the coding sequence ATGAATCGTGATACCATCTGTGTGCAGGGCGGTTATACCCCCGGCAATGGCGAACCCCGCCAGATCCCCATTATCCAGTCCACCACCTTCAAGTACGCCACCAGCGAGGACATGGGCAAGCTGTTCGATCTGGAAGCCGACGGCTATTTCTATTCCCGTTTGCAGAACCCCACCTGCGACCTTGTGGCCAAAAAGATCTGTGAGCTGGAAGGCGGCACGGCCGCAATGCTGACCAGCAGCGGTCAGGCTGCAAACTTCTTTGCTCTGTTCAACCTCTGCGAAGCAGGCGACCACATCGTGGCATCCAGCACCATTTACGGCGGTACCTTCAACCTGATCTCTGTCACCATGAAGAAGATGGGCATTGAAGCCACCTTCGTGGACCCGCTGTGCACCGAGGAAGAGCTGAACGCCGCATTCCGGCCCAATACCAAGGTAGTGTTCGGCGAGACCATCGCAAACCCGGCCCTGACCGTGCTGGACATCGAGAAGTTTGCCAAGGCTGCTCACGCCCACGGCGTGCCGCTGATCGTGGACAACACCTTCCCCACGCCGGTCAACTGCCGCCCCTTTGAGTGGGGCGCGGATATCGTGACCCACTCCACCACCAAGTACATGGACGGCCACGGCGCAGTGCTGGGCGGTGCCATCGTGGACGGCGGCAAGTTCGATTGGATGGCCCACGCCGACAAGTTCCCCGGCCTGTGCACCCCGGACGACAGCTACCACGGCATCACCTATGCTGAGCGCTTCGGCAAAGAGGGTGCCTTTATCACCAAGGCGACCGCGCAGCTGATGCGTGATTTTGGCTCCATGCAGTCGCCCATGAACGCCTACATGCTGAACCTCGGTCTGGAAAGCCTGCATGTCCGGATGCAGCGCCACTGCGCCAACGGTATGGCCGTGGCAGAGTTCCTTGAGAGCCATCCCAAGGTGGCCTACGTGAACTACTGCGGTCTGGAGTCCAGCCCGTACCATGCACTGGCGGAGAAGTATCTGCCGAATGGCAGCTGCGGCGTGGTCAGCTTTGGTCTGGCCGGCGGTCGTGAGGCTGCAAGCATCTTTATGAAGAATCTGAAGCTGGCAGCCATCGAGACCCATGTGGCCGATGCCCGCACCTGCTGCCTGAACCCTGCATCCAGCACCCACCGCCAGATGAACGATGAGCAGCTGAAGGCTGCTGGTGTGCCCGCAGAGCTGGTGCGCATGAGCTGCGGTCTGGAAAGCAGCGAGGATCTCATTGCGGATATCGCACAGGCGCTGGATAAGATCTAA
- a CDS encoding methionine ABC transporter permease → MSIADYGFAIWETFYVTVLSTAFALVLGLPLGVLLVAGDKDGVLPLPGWLMHTLNIIINILRSVPFLILMICVFPLTRAIVGTTVGTTATIVPLVVAAFPFVARLVETSLRELDEGVVEAAQSMGATPFQIITKVMIPECLPGLISSMTTALTTILGYSAMSGVIGGGGLGKIALSYGYYRYQTNIMIVCVVLLVLMVQVFQTVGTAWATRSDKRLRK, encoded by the coding sequence ATGAGTATTGCAGATTACGGCTTTGCCATCTGGGAGACCTTTTACGTGACGGTCCTTTCCACTGCGTTTGCGCTGGTGCTGGGCCTGCCGCTGGGTGTGCTGCTGGTAGCGGGTGATAAGGACGGCGTCCTGCCGCTGCCCGGCTGGCTGATGCATACCCTGAACATCATCATCAACATCCTGCGCAGTGTGCCGTTCCTGATCTTGATGATCTGCGTGTTCCCGCTCACCCGTGCCATTGTGGGCACCACGGTGGGCACCACGGCCACCATCGTTCCGCTGGTGGTGGCAGCCTTCCCGTTCGTGGCGCGTCTGGTGGAGACCAGCCTGCGCGAGCTGGACGAGGGCGTGGTGGAAGCCGCCCAGAGCATGGGCGCGACCCCCTTCCAGATCATTACCAAGGTGATGATCCCGGAGTGCCTGCCGGGCCTGATCTCCAGCATGACCACCGCCCTGACCACCATTCTGGGCTACTCGGCCATGTCCGGTGTCATCGGCGGCGGCGGTCTGGGCAAGATCGCTTTGTCCTACGGCTATTACCGCTATCAGACCAACATCATGATCGTCTGCGTTGTGTTGCTGGTGCTGATGGTTCAGGTGTTCCAGACGGTGGGCACCGCATGGGCCACCAGAAGCGATAAGAGGCTGCGGAAGTAA